In Candidatus Glassbacteria bacterium, a single window of DNA contains:
- a CDS encoding transposase yields the protein MAKIRRDRRSIRLKDYDYASPGAYFVTVCTHVRKRVFGEIVDGRMSLNEFGLIVVEEWKKTPAIREEVGIDTFAVMPNHLHGIVIIEELVEGANCRGVRPDARITVTGPAPKSLGSLINGFKAAVTRQVNFLRHTPGAPLWQRGFYEHVIRDNDSINLIREYIINNPARWSIDRENPEFRNK from the coding sequence ATGGCGAAGATCAGGCGAGACAGACGTTCAATTCGCTTGAAGGACTACGATTATGCATCTCCAGGCGCATATTTTGTAACTGTCTGCACTCATGTCCGGAAGCGTGTGTTCGGGGAAATCGTGGATGGCCGGATGAGTTTGAATGAATTCGGCCTGATCGTGGTTGAAGAATGGAAGAAAACCCCAGCTATCAGAGAAGAAGTCGGGATTGATACATTTGCGGTGATGCCGAACCATTTGCATGGGATCGTTATCATCGAAGAATTGGTTGAAGGTGCCAATTGTAGGGGCGTCCGGCCGGACGCCCGCATAACAGTCACCGGTCCGGCACCGAAATCATTGGGGTCACTAATAAACGGATTTAAAGCTGCAGTAACCAGGCAGGTAAATTTTCTGCGCCACACTCCGGGAGCACCACTATGGCAGCGAGGTTTTTACGAGCACGTAATACGGGATAACGATAGTATCAACCTGATACGCGAATATATTATCAACAATCCAGCCCGCTGGTCAATTGACCGGGAAAATCCCGAATTCAGGAATAAATGA
- a CDS encoding purine-nucleoside phosphorylase, protein MSAKDLYGKIGEAAEEITGRSSVKPDVGIVLGTGLGKLVERLEVECEIPYPEIPHFVSSTVETHAGKLLLGSLNGKSVVAMQGRFHFYEGYSMEQITFPVRVMKALGAGVLVVSNACGGMNPLYGKGDLMIIEDHINLLGANPLIGANDERLGPRFPDMSKPYSRRLIGLAERLALENEITARKGIYVAVPGPNLETRAEYRFLRWIGADVVGMSTVPEVIVAIHAGMEVLGLSIVTDLCFPDALEPADISEIIAVAADAEPRLTSLMSMVMGEL, encoded by the coding sequence GTGAGCGCCAAGGACCTTTACGGGAAAATCGGCGAGGCGGCTGAAGAAATAACCGGGCGCAGCAGTGTTAAACCGGATGTGGGGATCGTGCTCGGTACCGGGCTTGGTAAATTGGTGGAACGCCTCGAGGTCGAGTGCGAGATCCCGTATCCGGAAATTCCGCATTTCGTCAGTTCCACGGTGGAAACGCACGCCGGAAAACTTCTGCTGGGCAGCCTGAACGGCAAGAGCGTGGTGGCCATGCAGGGCCGTTTCCATTTCTACGAGGGCTACTCGATGGAACAGATCACGTTCCCTGTGCGGGTAATGAAAGCGCTGGGAGCCGGGGTGCTGGTGGTCTCGAACGCCTGCGGCGGGATGAACCCGCTCTACGGCAAAGGGGACCTGATGATTATCGAGGACCATATCAACCTGCTGGGTGCCAACCCGCTGATCGGCGCGAACGATGAGCGCCTAGGGCCGCGTTTCCCCGATATGAGCAAGCCCTATTCCCGCCGCCTGATCGGCTTGGCCGAACGGCTGGCGCTGGAAAACGAGATCACCGCCCGCAAGGGGATCTACGTGGCCGTGCCGGGACCGAACCTGGAAACCAGGGCGGAATACAGGTTCCTCAGGTGGATCGGCGCGGACGTGGTGGGCATGAGCACCGTACCAGAGGTGATTGTGGCGATCCATGCCGGCATGGAGGTCCTGGGCCTGTCGATTGTCACAGACCTCTGTTTTCCCGACGCCCTGGAGCCGGCCGATATCTCCGAGATTATCGCGGTTGCGGCGGACGCGGAACCCCGGCTGACCAGTCTGATGAGCATGGTTATGGGCGAACTCTGA
- a CDS encoding TolC family protein, producing MTISAHGRDVMSVSLAAALVFCMLVEPQLIGSLRGQRILELDLENSVEIAMGSSYRVKQLEMGIERTRYWLKSRRASLKSKIEMRLRAPEINSTSETKWNSTLQRDELVRSDTRRWQMDLSVSQPLILFGYPTNGYLSLNNKVYRYLQHEETDEIDYYNRFFIKFQQPFLLPNNLKNNIEDAELDLERNELDYITDRVRLVDDIADDYYDLFEVVSRRTIYENQIANLKLAEQIAIELSAADSSRAIEPAQARVELTNVGEQFSRTLSAIRQESARIKQRLQLEYEDSVFITPTFEIRRIYVDVNQAIEYGYNLRPSLRRLSINRRKNEIDLNNSKGWDAFHVNLEMTYGLENIDDQFGNIWNDYDDSYSVSLQAYVPLWDWGRRKARIDANEITLKKTELSIEENRTRIRSDIINAVANLDDYQRRAVNMQESVKMIQEITDFGMDQYSNGAISLQDLLQMITRQRETEMNHLDAYLGYRRSLLALMVQTYYDYENDISLIDKFRQQAS from the coding sequence ATGACTATATCGGCACATGGACGGGATGTTATGTCTGTCAGCCTGGCAGCCGCTCTGGTGTTTTGTATGCTGGTTGAACCGCAGCTTATCGGGTCGCTGCGCGGGCAGCGGATCCTGGAGCTGGACCTGGAGAATTCCGTGGAAATCGCGATGGGTTCCAGTTACCGGGTCAAGCAGCTCGAGATGGGGATCGAGCGGACGCGCTACTGGCTCAAAAGCCGGAGGGCCTCGCTGAAATCGAAAATCGAGATGCGGCTTCGCGCCCCGGAGATCAACTCGACCAGTGAAACCAAGTGGAACTCCACGCTGCAGCGCGACGAGCTTGTCCGCTCCGACACCCGTCGCTGGCAGATGGACCTCTCGGTTAGCCAGCCTTTGATCCTGTTCGGCTATCCGACCAACGGCTACCTGTCGCTCAACAATAAAGTATACCGGTACCTTCAGCATGAAGAGACTGATGAAATTGATTACTACAACCGCTTCTTCATCAAGTTTCAGCAGCCGTTTCTCCTGCCCAACAACCTCAAGAACAATATCGAGGACGCGGAGCTGGACCTGGAGCGCAACGAGCTGGATTATATCACCGACCGGGTGAGGCTGGTGGATGATATCGCCGACGACTACTACGACCTGTTCGAGGTGGTTTCCCGCCGGACGATTTACGAAAACCAGATCGCCAACCTTAAACTCGCCGAGCAGATTGCAATCGAACTCTCGGCCGCCGACAGCAGCCGTGCAATCGAACCGGCCCAGGCCAGGGTGGAACTGACCAACGTCGGCGAGCAGTTCAGCAGGACGCTCAGCGCTATCCGCCAGGAGAGCGCGCGGATCAAGCAGCGCCTTCAACTGGAGTACGAGGACTCGGTGTTCATTACTCCCACATTCGAGATCAGGCGGATCTATGTCGATGTCAACCAGGCGATCGAGTACGGCTACAACCTGCGGCCCAGCCTGCGCCGCTTGTCGATTAACCGGCGCAAGAACGAGATCGACCTCAACAACTCCAAGGGCTGGGACGCGTTCCACGTCAATCTGGAAATGACCTACGGGCTGGAGAATATCGACGACCAGTTCGGCAACATCTGGAACGACTACGACGACTCCTACTCGGTCAGCCTGCAGGCCTACGTCCCGCTCTGGGACTGGGGACGGCGCAAGGCGAGGATTGACGCCAACGAGATAACCCTCAAGAAGACCGAGCTGTCTATCGAGGAAAACCGCACCCGGATCCGCAGCGACATTATCAACGCTGTGGCCAATCTGGACGACTACCAGCGGCGTGCGGTCAACATGCAGGAAAGTGTCAAGATGATCCAGGAGATCACCGATTTCGGTATGGATCAGTACAGCAACGGCGCGATCAGCCTTCAGGATCTGCTGCAGATGATCACCCGCCAGCGCGAGACCGAGATGAACCACCTGGACGCCTACCTGGGCTACCGCCGCTCGCTGCTGGCCCTGATGGTCCAGACCTATTACGACTACGAGAACGACATCTCGCTGATCGACAAGTTCCGCCAGCAGGCGAGCTGA
- a CDS encoding DUF4091 domain-containing protein → MRVLVFFCLLAFVVSSSIEISPARAASADVDAALAGDLNSDGSINIFDLLEMLKILRAGGDTLDPRLLQIADMHQPGSGMVDIFDLLELLKTISGRREPEHVVFYTSLVGKWAVGDGEKIFRDEIFHFSRDSNSVWNGSEIALRGLYNEILGFQVILVADSAGADGMEIRLDSLVHAATGAVLGGLFAIPYGPAGYLEAFSEHYLLVTNPTQPNWFYGSGNSAPERMTGWIPDALISPDAAAGRGGFPLDIPPDSLQGFWIDLYCPRDTLALPSGEYRGTVGIYQQGWKVDSIPVRLELLPAYLPDENHTWTWLYHGSIEMYFPGMSQAELDRMLHYLAHRHRIDLVGGFRPHHSRFDRQMLDEYLPWLDGSGYTEAAGYQGPGQHRGEWVFPVGMYGGSVLGMVQDTVRAESDEWVEWFEENAPGVRYFNYLIDEPGTDKFDWIRERSGWIKNNPGAGNRLPVFISREYTMALDKQIDIWASGKGINLYWLAQLKGQGKEHWFYNGYRPRYGAAILEGEAVDMRLNAWVKYIHQVNVWFQWHGSHWFHNHQGPRAHTHQNVFVDPITFFGNSGAFGNGDGVVFYPGREPFYPDQDRGVDRVFGSIRLKNIRRGQQDYELMWLAEQKVGRDAVLEMVREVVPRSLNEVDMNERVPWSQHGDDYDRIRNRLLEIITGL, encoded by the coding sequence ATGCGTGTCCTGGTTTTTTTCTGCTTGCTCGCCTTTGTGGTTTCTTCCAGCATTGAAATTTCCCCGGCCCGGGCCGCATCGGCCGATGTCGACGCTGCCTTGGCGGGTGACCTGAACTCAGACGGTTCAATCAATATTTTCGACCTGCTGGAAATGCTGAAAATACTCCGCGCAGGCGGCGACACTCTGGACCCCCGTTTACTGCAAATCGCGGACATGCATCAGCCCGGCTCCGGCATGGTGGATATATTCGACCTGCTGGAGTTGCTGAAAACGATCTCCGGGCGAAGAGAGCCGGAGCACGTTGTGTTTTACACTTCTCTGGTCGGGAAGTGGGCGGTCGGCGACGGGGAGAAAATTTTCCGCGACGAGATTTTCCATTTCTCGCGCGACTCCAACTCGGTCTGGAACGGTAGCGAGATCGCCCTGCGCGGGCTCTACAACGAGATCCTGGGCTTCCAGGTCATTCTCGTGGCCGACAGCGCCGGCGCGGACGGGATGGAAATCAGGCTCGACTCGCTGGTCCACGCGGCCACGGGCGCGGTGCTCGGCGGCTTATTCGCGATACCTTATGGGCCGGCCGGTTATCTGGAAGCGTTCAGCGAGCACTACCTGCTGGTGACCAACCCCACCCAGCCCAACTGGTTCTACGGCTCCGGCAATTCGGCCCCTGAGCGGATGACCGGCTGGATCCCCGACGCGCTGATCAGTCCCGACGCCGCAGCCGGACGTGGCGGGTTTCCGCTCGATATCCCGCCGGACTCTCTCCAGGGGTTCTGGATCGATCTCTATTGCCCGCGGGACACGCTTGCCCTGCCCTCCGGGGAGTACCGGGGGACGGTCGGGATTTACCAGCAGGGCTGGAAAGTGGACTCGATCCCGGTCAGGCTGGAGCTGTTGCCTGCATACCTTCCCGATGAGAACCACACCTGGACCTGGCTCTACCACGGCAGTATCGAGATGTATTTCCCCGGGATGAGTCAGGCAGAGCTGGACAGGATGCTGCACTACCTGGCCCATCGCCACCGCATAGACCTGGTGGGCGGATTCAGGCCGCACCACAGCCGGTTCGACCGGCAGATGCTCGACGAGTACCTTCCCTGGCTCGACGGCTCCGGCTACACCGAGGCCGCCGGTTACCAGGGACCGGGCCAGCACCGGGGCGAGTGGGTGTTCCCGGTAGGAATGTATGGCGGAAGCGTGCTCGGCATGGTCCAGGACACGGTCCGCGCAGAAAGCGACGAGTGGGTGGAGTGGTTCGAGGAGAACGCCCCCGGCGTGCGCTATTTCAACTACCTGATCGACGAACCGGGAACCGATAAGTTCGACTGGATCCGCGAGCGCTCCGGCTGGATCAAGAACAATCCCGGCGCGGGCAACCGCCTGCCGGTATTTATTTCACGCGAATACACCATGGCCCTCGACAAGCAGATCGATATCTGGGCCAGCGGCAAGGGGATCAACCTGTATTGGCTCGCCCAGCTAAAGGGGCAGGGTAAGGAACACTGGTTCTACAACGGCTACCGCCCCCGCTACGGCGCGGCGATTCTGGAGGGCGAGGCGGTGGACATGCGGTTGAACGCCTGGGTCAAGTATATCCATCAGGTCAACGTCTGGTTCCAGTGGCACGGCTCGCACTGGTTTCATAACCATCAGGGGCCGCGCGCACATACCCACCAGAACGTGTTTGTCGATCCGATCACCTTTTTCGGTAATTCAGGTGCTTTCGGCAACGGGGACGGGGTAGTTTTCTATCCGGGTCGCGAGCCGTTTTATCCCGACCAGGACCGGGGAGTGGACAGGGTGTTCGGCTCGATCCGGCTGAAGAACATCCGCCGCGGCCAGCAGGATTACGAGCTGATGTGGCTGGCCGAGCAGAAGGTGGGCCGGGATGCAGTGCTGGAGATGGTTCGGGAAGTGGTGCCCCGCTCGCTCAACGAAGTTGACATGAACGAGCGGGTGCCGTGGAGCCAGCACGGCGACGATTACGACAGGATCAGGAACCGCCTGCTTGAGATAATTACCGGATTGTAA